The sequence below is a genomic window from Meiothermus sp. Pnk-1.
TGAAGCCCGACCCTCCCAGGAAGGCCCCCGCCGAGAACCCTCCGCTCCGGCCTCCCAGATAGACCCGGCCACCCCACAAGTAGGCGGCCTCGAGCGAAAGGTGGCCTACCGGCTCGGCCAGCGCATAGCTTCCGTATACCCCCCAAGCCCCCTCCGGACCAAAGGGGGTCAGGTCCTCCGGATTGCCGTAGCGGGCCCACTTGCCCACCACCACCCGGTAGGGCTCGAGCCGGGCGTCCAGATACCCTTCCAGGAGGTCGGCCTGGGGCTCGAGGTCCACCCACACCGCCCCCTTGCCCTGCAGGGTAAACCGGGCTGCGGTGGTACTGGCTTGCAGGCTAAGCCCGGCGGTTCCTAGGTTCCCGGTGCTCCCCCAGTGCAACCGGAACAGGGCTTCGGGCTTCAGGTCCAGGCTGAGTTGCGGCCACAACAGCGGCAGGCTGATCCAAGCGAACAGGAGACGGCGCATCCCCCCTACGCTAAAGGCAAAACGCAAAACGCTCAACGCCCTATGCTGGACGTAAGAGCCCCCATGCGAGAAGGTCGAACCCCTCTCCCGGTGAGATAGGGGCTACGGAGAGATCCTTCACAACCGGCTACGCGGGTCCAGGGCGTCACGCAAGCCGTCGCCCATGTAGTTGAACGCCAGCACCGTGACGAAGATCATAAAACCCGGCGCCAACGCCAGCCAGGGGGCCGAGAAAATATATTCTTGGGCGTTGGAGAGCATGTTACCCCAGGTCGCCACCGGGGGCTGGACGCCAAAGCCCAGGAAGGATAGGGCCGCCTCGGTCACGATGGCGTCACCCACGCCCAAGGTCACGCTCACGATCACCGGCGCCAGCGCGTTGGGAACCAGGTGGCGGAACATGATCCGACTCTCGCTGGCCCCCATGGCCTGGGCTGCCGCGGTGAAATCCTGCTCCCGCAAGGAGAGGATCGCTCCGCGGATCAGGCGGGCGGTCCCGGTCCAGCCCAGCACCACCAGGATGGCGATGATGATGAACACCGAGGCCGATTCGCCGAAAGCGGCTTGCGCCCACTGCCCCACCACCACGTTGGGGTCGCGCAGCAGCGCCGAAAGCACCAGCAGCAGGGGCAGGGTAGGAATGGTCAGCACAAAGTCGATCACCCGGCTGATCACGATGTCCAAGTCGAGCCGGATGGTCCCCCACATACCCCATATGGCCGCCGCCGCCACCGCTCCCCAGGCCACCAGCAGGCCCAGCCCGGAGAGCAGGTTGCCCAAGCTCCGCTCCCCGCCCAAGTACGCCCGGACGTCATCGCCGGAGAGTTTCCAGGCCAGGTCTGCGATCAGGTACAGCGCCAGGTAGTAAAGCCCCCAGGAGATCACCCGCCACCCCGCAAAGGGGAGCGGGTGCCAACCCTCTTTGGCCGGGGCCAAGGGCCCCAGGTAGAAGCGGAAGGGCTTGCCGGCGAAATACCCGGCCAGCGTACCCAGCACGGTGCCGATCAGTACGCTGGCAATAGCCGCAGTGAACCCCACCAACAGGGAAATCCGGGAGCCGTAGATGATCCGCGAGAGCACGTCGCGGCCCAGGTCATCGGTGCCTAGCCAGTGCTGGGAGGAGGGAGGGTTGAAGTACTGCGCCCCCAGATCCCCCTGGGTGGGTTGGGCGGTGGGGTCGTAGGGGGCAATGTAGGGGGCTAACACAGCCATTAAGATCAGGAGGATAATGAAGATCAAGGAGGCCATGGCGAGCTTGTGCTTCCTGAAGCGCCGCCAGGCCAAGGCCCAGGTGGACTGCGACTGGGCCCACTGGGGTTTTGCTGCAACCGTTGCCATAAAGCCCCCTAATTGTAGCGGATGCGCGGATCCACCACCGCATACATCAGGTCCGCGATGAGGTTGAAGAGCACCGTCAGCAACGCCAGCAGGGCCAAAGACGCCATCGCCACGTTGTAATCCTTCTCCAACAAGGCGTCAAAGATAGCCCGCCCCATGCCCGGCCAGGAGAAGATGGTCTCGGTGATGACCGCCCCCCCCAGTACCCCCGGGATGGCCAGCCCCACCAGCGTGACCATGGGGATCAGGGCGTTGCGCAAGGCGTGTTTATACAGCACCACCCGCTCGGAGAGCCCCTTGGAGCGGGCGGTGCGCACGTAGTCCTGGTTCAGGACCTCGAGCAGGCTGGCCCGCATGAAGCGGGTCCAGGCCGCCATCTGGATCAGCGAGAGGGCCAGCACCGGCAGGATCAGGTGGCGAATCCACTGCACGACGTACTCGCCCAGGCTCACCGTGCTGCCTATGTCCGAGGGCAAGTACGGGGGCACTCCTCCGGTGGGCAGCCGCAGGTTCTCCGGCATCACCACCGCGAAGAAATACAGAAGCAGGATGCCCAAAAAAAAGATGGGGATGGAAAACCCCAAGAACGAGATGAAGGTGATAGCGTAGTCCGCTGCCGTGTACTGCCGCACTGCCGAAAAGATGCCTACCGGGATCGCCACCGCCAGGGCCAGGATAAACGCCAACCCCGACAGCAGCAGGGTCTTAGGCAGCCGCTGCCCGAAGATGTACTCCCCCGCAGGAATCCCGTAGGTGCGGGACTGGCCCAGGTCTCCCTGCGCCGCCCGGCCCAACCACTTGAAATAGCGGATATAGATGGGCTGATCCAGCCCATAGGCCCGGCGGAGTTGCTCGAGCTGTTCGGCGGTGATGCGCGGGTTGTTGCGCTTTAGTTCGTCCAGCGGATCGCCCGGCTGCAACGCCAATAGCGCGTAGATCACGACAGAAGCCGCAAACAACAGCGGCACCATCTGGAGTAGCCTTCGTACCGTGTAAGCAAACACAAGCCTCAAACCTCCACGTTCAGATTATGCCCCCATTTCGGTAAAAATGCTCAACGCGCCTCGAGGTCTGCGGCGGTTGGGCAGAGAAAAGCCCGCAGGTGTGCCTGCGGGCCTACAGGGCGATCGGGGTTTACTGGTTGAAGGCGCTGGCGTACTTGGCCTGGTCGAGGCGCTTCACCGCGCCGCGGCTCTCCCAGCCGATCTCCCAGGCGTTCCAGCCGGGGTAGCCGTTGCCGCCGGAGTAGGCAGAGGAGACGTAGTTCACCAGACCCTTGCGCACCACGTAGGGGTTGGAGCGGAAGTACAGCGGAAGGGCCGGCAGCTCCTTGGCCCAGATCTCCTGCGCCTGGGCGAACAGCTGCTTGCGGCGCGCCTCGTTGAACTCGAGCACGCCCTGGCTGGTCAGGCGGTCGAAGTCGTCGTTGCGCCAGCCGCCGATGTTCTGCCCTTGGTAGTTGTTGTCCTTGGTCGGCACCGAGATGGCCCCGGTGTTCAGGTTCTTGTACTGGAAGAGGTCGCCGCCCTCAGCCAGGCTGGACACCCAGGCAAACTCGAACAGCCCCGTCCAGCGGCATTCTGAGGCGCGCTGGATGAAGTCGTCGGCGAAGACCACCGCGCTGGGGGCGTTGTTGATCTTGACGGAGATGCCCAGCTGTTTGAAGTCGTTGGCGAGGAACTGCTGGGTGCGCTCGCGGATGGCGTTGCCCGCGGTGGTGACAAACTCGATCTCGAAGCGGACGGTGCGCCCTCCCACGGTGCGCTGCAGGATGCCGTCCGGGCCCTTCTTCCACCCCAGCTGGGCCAAGAGGTCCTCGGCCTTCTTGAGGTTGTACTCGTACTTGGTCACGTTGGGGTTGAACAGAGGGTTCACCGGGGCGATCCAGGTGTGGGCCACCGGCTGCAGGCCGTCGAAGAAGGCCTTGACCAGCCCTTCGCGGTTCATGGCGTAGAGGAGGGCCTGGCGGGTGCGCACGTCGTCAAGGCCCAGATCCTTGACCTGCTGGCAGTTGCTGAACTTGTTTACGTCGATGTGCTCCCAGATGGGCCCGGGGACGAACCAGATGTCGAAGCGGCCCGGGGCCCGGCTAGTGAGCTGCCGGGAGCGGGCTTGGTCGAAGGTCAGGGCCACCGAGGAGGTGACGTCGATCCCGCCCCCCAGAATGGCCACCAGGAGCGAGTTGGTGTTCTGGATGAAGCGGTAGGTGACCTTCTGCACGTACTTATCGGCTCCCCCTTGAGGGGTGAGGGCGGTGAAGTTGGGGTTGCGCACCATCTCCACGCTGTTCCCCGGCACCCAGCGGCTAACCCGGAACGGCCCGGAGTAGACCATCTTGCGGGCGTTGATGGCCTGCGGGGTGGAGAAGCTGTTGAAGAAAGCCCGGTAGATCTCGTTGATCTTCTCGGCGTCCTTGTCCAGGTTGAGCCCCTTGACCTGGGCCAGGGCCTTGTCGAACTCCGCCTTCATGACGTGGGCCGGGGCGTAGCCGATGGGCGAGCCGTAGGTGTCGT
It includes:
- a CDS encoding ABC transporter permease, whose amino-acid sequence is MFAYTVRRLLQMVPLLFAASVVIYALLALQPGDPLDELKRNNPRITAEQLEQLRRAYGLDQPIYIRYFKWLGRAAQGDLGQSRTYGIPAGEYIFGQRLPKTLLLSGLAFILALAVAIPVGIFSAVRQYTAADYAITFISFLGFSIPIFFLGILLLYFFAVVMPENLRLPTGGVPPYLPSDIGSTVSLGEYVVQWIRHLILPVLALSLIQMAAWTRFMRASLLEVLNQDYVRTARSKGLSERVVLYKHALRNALIPMVTLVGLAIPGVLGGAVITETIFSWPGMGRAIFDALLEKDYNVAMASLALLALLTVLFNLIADLMYAVVDPRIRYN
- a CDS encoding ABC transporter permease; this translates as MATVAAKPQWAQSQSTWALAWRRFRKHKLAMASLIFIILLILMAVLAPYIAPYDPTAQPTQGDLGAQYFNPPSSQHWLGTDDLGRDVLSRIIYGSRISLLVGFTAAIASVLIGTVLGTLAGYFAGKPFRFYLGPLAPAKEGWHPLPFAGWRVISWGLYYLALYLIADLAWKLSGDDVRAYLGGERSLGNLLSGLGLLVAWGAVAAAAIWGMWGTIRLDLDIVISRVIDFVLTIPTLPLLLVLSALLRDPNVVVGQWAQAAFGESASVFIIIAILVVLGWTGTARLIRGAILSLREQDFTAAAQAMGASESRIMFRHLVPNALAPVIVSVTLGVGDAIVTEAALSFLGFGVQPPVATWGNMLSNAQEYIFSAPWLALAPGFMIFVTVLAFNYMGDGLRDALDPRSRL
- a CDS encoding peptide ABC transporter substrate-binding protein — encoded protein: MNRLSKFAVLGFALAGLAWAGPQDNSLIVGASQEPRVLAGDFLNVISNQAIKSEMEQYLIAPLIGTNAESENFPVLVTELPTEQNRRLRVTDIGGGKKRLEMDLTLKEGLKWSDGQPLTTDDIKFYYDVGKAPGMPVLNPDYWQRVKLSVKDARNFTVTFEPAYYYDTYGSPIGYAPAHVMKAEFDKALAQVKGLNLDKDAEKINEIYRAFFNSFSTPQAINARKMVYSGPFRVSRWVPGNSVEMVRNPNFTALTPQGGADKYVQKVTYRFIQNTNSLLVAILGGGIDVTSSVALTFDQARSRQLTSRAPGRFDIWFVPGPIWEHIDVNKFSNCQQVKDLGLDDVRTRQALLYAMNREGLVKAFFDGLQPVAHTWIAPVNPLFNPNVTKYEYNLKKAEDLLAQLGWKKGPDGILQRTVGGRTVRFEIEFVTTAGNAIRERTQQFLANDFKQLGISVKINNAPSAVVFADDFIQRASECRWTGLFEFAWVSSLAEGGDLFQYKNLNTGAISVPTKDNNYQGQNIGGWRNDDFDRLTSQGVLEFNEARRKQLFAQAQEIWAKELPALPLYFRSNPYVVRKGLVNYVSSAYSGGNGYPGWNAWEIGWESRGAVKRLDQAKYASAFNQ